In Pseudomonas fluorescens NCIMB 11764, a single window of DNA contains:
- the uvrA gene encoding excinuclease ABC subunit UvrA, which translates to MDKILIRGARTHNLKNIDLTLPRDKLIVITGLSGSGKSSLAFDTLYAEGQRRYVESLSAYARQFLSMMEKPDVDTIEGLSPAISIEQKSTSHNPRSTVGTITEIYDYLRLLYARVGIPRCPDHDIPLEAQTVSQMVDLVLAQPEGSKLMLLAPVIRERKGEHLSVFEELRAQGFVRARVNGRICELDELPKLDKQKKHSIDVIVDRFKVRADLQQRLAESFETALKLADGIALVAPMDDEPGEEIIFSARFACPICGHAISELEPKLFSFNNPAGACPTCDGLGVKQFFDIKRLVNGELTLAEGAIRGWDRRNVYYFQMLGSLASHYKFSLEVPFNELPADQQKFILHGSGSQNVDFKYLNDRGDIVKRSHPFEGIVPNLERRYRETESASVREELAKFLSTQPCPDCRGTRLRREARHVWVGEKTLPAVTNLPIGDACEYFGVLKLTGRRGEIADKILKEIRERLQFLVNVGLDYLSLDRSADTLSGGEAQRIRLASQIGAGLVGVLYILDEPSIGLHQRDNDRLLGTLKHLRDIGNTVIVVEHDEDAIRLADYVVDIGPGAGVHGGHIVAEGTPAEVMAHPDSLTGKYLSGRVKIAVPAKRTPRNKKLSLSLKGARGNNLRNVDLDIPIGLLTCVTGVSGSGKSTLINNTLFPLSATALNGATTLEAAAHDSIKGLEHLDKVVDIDQSPIGRTPRSNPATYTGLFTPIRELFAGVPESRSRGYGPGRFSFNVKGGRCEACQGDGLIKVEMHFLPDIYVPCDVCKSKRYNRETLEIKYKGKSIHETLEMTIEEARVFFDAVPALARKLQTLMDVGLSYIKLGQSATTLSGGEAQRVKLSRELSKRDTGKTLYILDEPTTGLHFADIQQLLDVLHRLRDHGNTVVVIEHNLDVIKTADWLVDLGPEGGSKGGQIIAVGTPEEVSEMKQSHTGFYLKPLLARDKA; encoded by the coding sequence TTGGACAAGATCCTGATTCGTGGGGCCCGAACCCACAACCTGAAGAACATCGACCTGACCCTGCCGCGGGACAAACTGATCGTCATCACCGGCCTGTCCGGATCCGGCAAATCGTCCCTGGCATTCGACACGCTGTACGCCGAAGGCCAGCGCCGCTATGTCGAATCGCTGTCGGCCTATGCCCGGCAGTTTTTGTCGATGATGGAAAAACCGGACGTCGACACCATTGAAGGCCTGTCGCCAGCCATTTCCATCGAACAGAAGTCGACTTCGCATAACCCGCGTTCGACCGTCGGCACCATCACCGAAATCTACGACTACCTGCGCCTGCTTTACGCTCGCGTGGGTATTCCGCGTTGCCCGGATCACGACATTCCGCTGGAAGCACAGACGGTCAGCCAGATGGTTGACCTGGTCCTCGCGCAGCCGGAGGGCAGCAAGCTGATGCTGCTGGCGCCGGTGATTCGCGAGCGCAAAGGTGAACATCTTTCAGTGTTCGAAGAACTGCGGGCCCAGGGCTTTGTGCGGGCCAGGGTCAACGGCAGGATCTGCGAACTGGATGAGCTGCCGAAGCTGGATAAACAAAAGAAGCATTCGATTGATGTAATAGTCGACCGCTTCAAAGTCCGCGCCGACCTGCAACAGCGCCTCGCCGAATCGTTCGAGACCGCGCTGAAGCTGGCGGACGGCATTGCGCTGGTTGCGCCGATGGACGATGAGCCGGGTGAAGAAATCATCTTCTCCGCGCGCTTCGCCTGCCCGATTTGCGGCCACGCCATCAGCGAGCTGGAACCCAAACTGTTCTCCTTCAACAACCCGGCCGGCGCCTGTCCGACGTGCGACGGCTTGGGCGTGAAGCAGTTCTTCGACATCAAGCGACTGGTCAATGGTGAACTGACCCTGGCCGAGGGCGCGATTCGCGGCTGGGACAGGCGCAACGTCTATTACTTCCAGATGCTCGGGTCGCTGGCGTCGCACTACAAGTTCAGCCTCGAAGTGCCGTTCAATGAACTGCCCGCCGATCAGCAGAAGTTCATCCTGCACGGCAGTGGCTCGCAGAACGTCGACTTCAAGTACCTGAACGACCGTGGCGACATCGTCAAACGTTCGCACCCGTTCGAAGGCATCGTACCGAACCTGGAGCGTCGCTACCGCGAAACCGAATCGGCCTCCGTGCGCGAGGAACTGGCCAAGTTCCTCAGTACCCAGCCGTGCCCGGATTGCCGTGGCACCCGCCTGCGTCGTGAGGCACGACACGTCTGGGTCGGCGAGAAGACTTTGCCGGCCGTCACCAATCTGCCGATTGGCGATGCGTGCGAATACTTCGGTGTACTGAAACTGACCGGGCGTCGCGGCGAAATTGCCGACAAGATCCTCAAGGAAATCCGTGAGCGCCTGCAGTTCCTGGTCAACGTCGGTCTCGACTACCTGTCGCTGGATCGCAGTGCCGACACGTTGTCTGGCGGTGAAGCTCAGCGGATTCGCCTGGCCAGTCAGATCGGTGCCGGTCTGGTTGGCGTTCTGTACATCCTCGATGAACCGTCGATTGGTCTGCATCAGCGCGACAACGATCGGCTGCTGGGCACGCTCAAGCACCTGCGCGATATCGGCAACACGGTGATCGTGGTCGAGCACGATGAAGATGCGATTCGCCTGGCTGACTATGTGGTGGATATCGGTCCGGGTGCCGGCGTGCATGGCGGGCATATCGTCGCCGAAGGCACGCCGGCCGAGGTCATGGCTCATCCTGATTCGTTGACCGGCAAATACTTGTCCGGCCGGGTGAAAATCGCCGTACCGGCCAAACGCACACCGCGCAACAAGAAGTTGTCGTTGTCCCTCAAGGGGGCGCGCGGCAACAACCTGCGTAACGTCGATCTGGACATTCCGATCGGTCTGCTGACCTGTGTCACCGGCGTGTCTGGCTCGGGTAAATCGACGCTGATCAACAACACACTGTTTCCTTTGAGCGCGACGGCACTCAACGGTGCAACGACGCTTGAGGCTGCGGCTCACGACAGCATCAAAGGGCTGGAGCATCTGGACAAGGTCGTCGACATCGACCAAAGCCCGATTGGCCGCACCCCGCGCTCCAACCCGGCGACGTACACCGGGTTATTCACACCGATTCGCGAACTGTTCGCCGGCGTGCCGGAATCCCGTTCGCGCGGTTACGGGCCGGGGCGTTTCTCCTTCAACGTGAAGGGCGGACGCTGCGAGGCCTGTCAGGGCGACGGCTTGATCAAGGTTGAAATGCACTTCCTGCCGGACATCTATGTTCCGTGCGATGTCTGCAAGAGCAAGCGCTACAACCGTGAAACGCTTGAGATCAAGTACAAGGGCAAGAGCATCCATGAAACCCTTGAGATGACCATCGAAGAAGCTCGGGTGTTTTTTGACGCAGTTCCGGCACTGGCGCGCAAGCTTCAGACACTGATGGATGTCGGCCTGTCGTACATCAAGCTCGGGCAATCGGCGACCACGCTGTCCGGTGGTGAAGCGCAGCGGGTGAAACTGTCCCGCGAACTGTCCAAGCGCGATACCGGCAAGACGCTGTATATCCTCGATGAACCGACTACCGGTTTGCACTTCGCGGATATCCAGCAACTGCTCGACGTGTTGCATCGACTGCGCGACCACGGCAACACCGTGGTGGTGATCGAGCACAACCTGGACGTGATCAAGACAGCTGACTGGCTGGTGGATCTTGGACCGGAAGGGGGCTCCAAAGGCGGGCAGATCATTGCGGTCGGCACGCCAGAGGAAGTCTCCGAGATGAAGCAGTCTCACACCGGTTTCTACCTCAAGCCATTGCTGGCTCGCGACAAGGCCTGA
- the bfr gene encoding bacterioferritin, with protein sequence MQGHPDVIDYLNTLLTGELAARDQYFVHSRMYEDWGFTKLYERINHEMEEEAGHADALMRRILMLEGTPRMRPDDLDVGTTVPDMLAADLRLEYKVRAALCKGIELCEQHKDYVSREMLRIQLNDTEEDHTYWLEKQLGLIKLIGLENYLQSHT encoded by the coding sequence ATGCAAGGCCACCCAGACGTAATCGATTACCTCAACACGTTGCTGACCGGCGAACTGGCTGCCCGTGATCAATATTTCGTTCACTCGCGGATGTATGAGGACTGGGGATTCACCAAGCTCTACGAACGAATCAACCACGAGATGGAAGAGGAAGCAGGGCACGCCGATGCCCTGATGCGCCGGATCCTGATGCTGGAAGGCACGCCACGCATGCGTCCAGACGATCTCGATGTCGGCACCACGGTACCGGACATGCTCGCTGCCGATCTGCGTCTGGAATACAAAGTCCGTGCCGCACTCTGCAAGGGCATCGAACTCTGCGAGCAGCACAAAGACTACGTCAGCCGCGAGATGCTGCGCATTCAGTTGAACGATACCGAAGAAGATCACACCTACTGGCTCGAGAAGCAGTTGGGTCTGATCAAGTTGATCGGTCTTGAGAATTACCTGCAATCTCACACCTGA
- a CDS encoding catalase, with protein sequence MSQNKILTTASGAPVADNQNSRSAGPRGPLLLDDFHLIEKLAHFNRENIPERRVHAKGSGAYGTFTVTRDITEYTSAKLFESVGKQTPTFLRFSTVGGERGSADTERDPRGFALKFYTEEGNWDIVGNNTPVFFIRDPLKFPDFIHTQKRLPQSNLKSAQMMWDFWSHSPEALHQVTILFSDRGIPDGYRHMHGFGSHTYSLINASGERHWVKWHYKTQQGIKNLAPAEAARLAGTDPDYAQRDLFGAIERGDFPKWRVCIQIMTEAQAAAHHENPFDVTKTWSQKEFPLIEVGELELNRNPLNYFAEVEQAAFGPSNMVPGVGLSPDRMLQGRVFAYADAHRYRVGTNHQQLPVNAPRSPVNSYQRDGSMAFGSNGGATPNYEPNSYVDSPKQASRYAEPALALNGAADRYDHREDNDYYSHAGALFRLMNDEQKALLVNNIAGAMSGVSSDVVDRQLQHFFKADPAYGEAIAKALNVQLNEV encoded by the coding sequence ATGAGCCAAAATAAAATACTTACGACCGCCAGTGGCGCTCCTGTCGCCGACAACCAGAATTCTCGTTCCGCCGGCCCTCGTGGCCCATTGCTCCTCGACGACTTCCACCTGATCGAAAAGCTTGCGCACTTCAACCGTGAAAACATCCCGGAGCGCCGCGTGCACGCCAAAGGCTCGGGTGCTTACGGTACGTTCACCGTCACGCGTGACATCACCGAGTACACCAGTGCCAAGCTGTTTGAATCCGTTGGCAAGCAAACCCCAACGTTCCTGCGGTTTTCCACCGTAGGCGGTGAGCGCGGTTCGGCCGATACAGAGCGGGATCCACGTGGCTTCGCCCTGAAGTTCTACACCGAGGAAGGCAACTGGGACATCGTAGGCAACAACACGCCGGTGTTCTTCATTCGCGATCCGCTCAAATTTCCGGACTTTATCCACACTCAAAAACGCCTGCCTCAGAGCAACCTGAAAAGCGCGCAGATGATGTGGGACTTCTGGTCGCACTCGCCTGAGGCGCTGCACCAGGTCACCATCCTGTTTTCGGACCGTGGCATTCCTGACGGCTACCGTCACATGCACGGGTTCGGCAGCCACACGTACAGCCTGATCAACGCCAGCGGCGAGCGTCACTGGGTGAAGTGGCACTACAAGACCCAGCAAGGTATCAAGAATCTGGCGCCGGCAGAGGCTGCACGCCTGGCGGGTACCGATCCGGATTACGCTCAGCGCGACTTGTTTGGTGCAATTGAGCGCGGTGATTTCCCGAAATGGCGCGTATGCATTCAGATCATGACTGAGGCCCAGGCTGCGGCGCACCACGAGAACCCTTTCGACGTGACCAAGACCTGGTCGCAGAAAGAGTTTCCACTGATCGAAGTCGGGGAGCTGGAGCTCAACCGTAATCCGCTGAACTACTTCGCCGAAGTCGAGCAGGCGGCGTTCGGTCCGAGCAACATGGTGCCGGGTGTCGGCCTGTCGCCAGACCGCATGCTGCAAGGCCGCGTGTTCGCTTATGCAGATGCGCACCGCTACCGTGTAGGCACCAACCACCAGCAGCTGCCGGTGAATGCGCCTCGCAGCCCGGTCAACAGCTACCAGCGTGATGGTTCCATGGCGTTTGGCAGCAATGGCGGCGCTACGCCGAACTATGAGCCGAACAGCTACGTCGATTCGCCAAAACAAGCGTCTCGCTATGCTGAGCCAGCTCTGGCATTGAATGGCGCGGCTGATCGTTACGATCATCGCGAAGACAACGACTACTACAGCCATGCCGGTGCGCTGTTCCGGCTCATGAATGATGAACAGAAGGCGCTCTTGGTCAACAACATTGCCGGGGCGATGTCTGGTGTTTCAAGCGATGTGGTTGATCGCCAATTGCAGCATTTCTTCAAGGCCGACCCGGCGTATGGAGAAGCAATCGCAAAGGCTCTTAACGTACAGCTTAACGAAGTCTAA
- the rplQ gene encoding 50S ribosomal protein L17: MRHRKSGRHLSRTSSHRKAMFQNMAVSLFEHELIKTTLPKAKELRRVAEPLITLAKTDSLANRRLAFDRTRSKAIVGKLFNDLGKRYATREGGYLRILKCGFRTGDNAPMAYVELVDRATGGEAVSAE, from the coding sequence ATGCGTCATCGTAAAAGTGGTCGTCACCTGAGCCGCACTAGCTCGCACCGCAAGGCCATGTTTCAAAACATGGCAGTGTCGCTGTTCGAGCACGAGCTGATCAAAACTACACTGCCGAAAGCTAAAGAACTGCGTCGCGTTGCTGAGCCGCTGATCACTTTGGCCAAGACAGACAGCCTGGCTAACCGCCGTCTGGCTTTCGACCGTACTCGTTCGAAAGCTATCGTTGGTAAGCTCTTCAACGACCTGGGCAAGCGTTACGCTACCCGTGAGGGTGGCTACCTGCGCATCCTCAAGTGCGGTTTCCGCACTGGCGACAACGCGCCTATGGCGTACGTCGAGTTGGTTGATCGTGCTACCGGCGGTGAAGCTGTATCCGCTGAGTAA
- a CDS encoding DNA-directed RNA polymerase subunit alpha encodes MQISVNEFLTPRHIDVQVVSPTRAKITLEPLERGFGHTLGNALRRILLSSMPGCAVVEAEIDGVLHEYSAIEGVQEDVIEILLNLKGLAIKLHGRDEVTLTLSKKGSGVVTAADIQLDHDVEIVNPDHVIANLASNGALNMKLTVARGRGYEPADSRQSDEDESRSIGRLQLDSSFSPVRRIAYVVENARVEQRTNLDKLVIDLETNGTLDPEEAIRRAATILQQQLAAFVDLKGDSEPVVVEQEDEIDPILLRPVDDLELTVRSANCLKAENIYYIGDLIQRTEVELLKTPNLGKKSLTEIKDVLASRGLSLGMRLDNWPPASLKKDDKATA; translated from the coding sequence ATGCAGATTTCGGTAAATGAGTTCCTGACACCCCGCCATATTGATGTGCAGGTTGTCAGTCCAACCCGCGCCAAGATCACTCTCGAGCCTCTCGAGCGTGGTTTCGGCCACACCCTGGGCAACGCGCTGCGACGCATCCTGTTGTCCTCAATGCCCGGCTGTGCAGTAGTCGAGGCCGAGATTGACGGTGTACTCCATGAGTACAGCGCCATCGAAGGCGTACAGGAAGACGTAATTGAAATCCTGTTGAACCTTAAAGGTCTGGCTATCAAGCTGCACGGTCGTGACGAAGTTACGCTGACCTTGTCGAAGAAGGGTTCGGGGGTGGTTACCGCTGCCGATATTCAGCTGGATCATGATGTCGAGATCGTTAACCCCGATCACGTAATCGCTAACCTGGCGTCTAACGGCGCCCTGAACATGAAGCTCACCGTAGCTCGTGGTCGTGGTTATGAACCGGCAGACTCGCGTCAGAGCGATGAAGACGAAAGCCGCAGCATCGGTCGCTTGCAGCTTGACTCTTCGTTCAGCCCGGTTCGCCGTATCGCATACGTGGTGGAAAACGCCCGTGTCGAGCAGCGTACTAACCTGGACAAGCTGGTTATTGATCTGGAAACCAACGGTACCCTGGATCCTGAAGAGGCTATTCGCCGCGCTGCAACCATCCTGCAACAGCAGTTGGCTGCGTTCGTCGACCTTAAAGGTGACAGTGAGCCTGTGGTTGTCGAGCAGGAAGACGAGATCGATCCGATCCTGCTTCGCCCGGTTGACGATCTGGAACTGACTGTACGTTCGGCTAACTGCCTTAAGGCGGAAAACATCTACTACATCGGTGACCTGATTCAGCGTACCGAAGTAGAGCTGTTGAAGACTCCGAACCTTGGCAAGAAATCCTTGACTGAAATCAAGGACGTTCTGGCCTCCCGCGGTCTGTCCCTCGGCATGCGCCTCGACAACTGGCCGCCTGCAAGTCTTAAGAAGGACGACAAGGCGACTGCCTGA
- the rpsD gene encoding 30S ribosomal protein S4 translates to MARYIGPKCKLARREGTDLFLKSGVRAIESKCNIEAAPGIHGQRRGRQSDYGTQLREKQKVRRIYGVLERQFSGYYKEAAGKKGATGENLLQLLECRLDNVVYRMGFGSTRAESRQLVSHKSVSVNGQTVNVPSYQVRAGDVVAIREKAKNQLRIVQALDLCAQRGRVEWVEVDTEKKSGVFKNVPARSDLSADINESLIVELYSK, encoded by the coding sequence ATGGCTCGTTACATTGGTCCAAAATGCAAACTCGCTCGTCGCGAAGGCACCGATCTCTTTCTGAAGAGCGGCGTGCGCGCGATCGAATCGAAGTGCAACATTGAAGCAGCACCTGGTATCCACGGCCAACGCCGCGGTCGCCAGTCCGATTACGGCACCCAACTGCGTGAAAAGCAGAAGGTCCGTCGTATCTACGGCGTTCTCGAGCGTCAATTCAGCGGCTACTACAAAGAAGCTGCTGGCAAGAAAGGTGCAACTGGTGAGAACCTGCTGCAACTGCTCGAATGCCGTCTGGACAACGTTGTATACCGTATGGGTTTTGGCTCTACTCGTGCCGAATCCCGTCAGCTGGTATCGCACAAATCCGTCAGCGTTAACGGTCAGACCGTAAACGTGCCGTCGTACCAGGTTCGTGCTGGTGACGTGGTCGCGATTCGCGAGAAAGCAAAGAACCAACTTCGCATTGTCCAAGCTCTCGATCTGTGTGCCCAACGTGGCCGCGTAGAATGGGTAGAAGTAGACACTGAGAAGAAGTCGGGCGTTTTCAAGAACGTTCCAGCTCGCAGTGATCTGTCCGCCGACATCAACGAAAGCCTGATTGTCGAGCTCTACTCCAAGTAA
- the rpsK gene encoding 30S ribosomal protein S11: MAKPAARPRKKVKKTVVDGIAHIHASFNNTIVTITDRQGNALSWATSGGSGFRGSRKSTPFAAQVAAERAGQAALEYGLKNLDVNVKGPGPGRESAVRALNGCGYKIASITDVTPIPHNGCRPPKKRRV; this comes from the coding sequence ATGGCTAAACCTGCTGCTCGTCCTCGTAAAAAAGTTAAAAAGACAGTGGTTGATGGCATCGCCCACATCCATGCTTCTTTTAACAACACAATCGTGACCATCACCGACCGTCAAGGCAACGCTCTTTCCTGGGCTACCTCCGGTGGTTCGGGTTTCCGCGGTTCCCGCAAGTCCACCCCGTTTGCTGCTCAAGTAGCTGCTGAACGTGCTGGTCAAGCTGCGCTGGAATACGGTCTGAAAAACCTCGACGTTAACGTCAAAGGTCCAGGCCCAGGTCGTGAATCTGCAGTCCGCGCTTTGAACGGCTGTGGCTACAAGATCGCCAGCATCACCGACGTGACGCCAATCCCGCACAACGGGTGCCGTCCGCCGAAGAAGCGCCGCGTGTAA